From Rhodamnia argentea isolate NSW1041297 chromosome 10, ASM2092103v1, whole genome shotgun sequence, a single genomic window includes:
- the LOC115750551 gene encoding 1-aminocyclopropane-1-carboxylate oxidase homolog 1-like isoform X1, with amino-acid sequence MQVVRQRTIRPLRHGPRRLARRSKSKARMSATSTATLRRDEELKLFDDTKLGVKGLYDSGVSKIPSFFVHTRKSTADGVDLPIPTVDLGGGVIGGGGDLRRRVVEGVRSACEGWGLFQVVNHGIPEGVLEEMIGGVRRFHESDSRRDWYSRERGRKVMYYSNLTLFNVAAADWRDTLVCEMAPSPPEPQELPESCRDIVIKFSEQVHNLGITLLELLSEALGLKPNHLKDMHCGEGLLLLCQYYPPCPEPDRAMGCNTHNDGNFLTILLQDQLGGLQFLHEDQWVNVLPQKGALLVNIGDLMQLISNDKFKSASHRVLAKATGPRVSIACFFRTSFGIEQASKLYGPIEELVSEENPPVYRATTAPGYLASYHAKVCKENRLDAVSPLSSFRL; translated from the exons ATGCAGGTCGTACGGCAGCGCACTATCCGACCATTGCGCCACGGACCTCGCCGATTAGCTCGTCGGAGCAAAAGCAAAGCGAGGATGTCGGCGACGAGTACCGCCACCCTCCGGCGCGACGAAGAGCTGAAACTCTTCGACGACACGAAGCTCGGCGTCAAGGGCCTCTACGACTCCGGCGTCTCGAAGATCCCGTCCTTCTTCGTCCACACTCGGAAGTCAACGGCCGACGGCGTCGACCTCCCGATCCCAACCGTCGACCTCGGAGGAGGCGTcatcggcggcggcggggaTCTCCGGCGGCGCGTGGTGGAAGGAGTCCGGAGCGCGTGCGAGGGCTGGGGCCTGTTCCAGGTTGTGAACCACGGGATCCCGGAGGGCGTGCTGGAGGAGATGATCGGAGGGGTCCGGAGGTTCCACGAGAGCGACAGCAGGAGGGATTGGTACTCCCGCGAAAGGGGGAGGAAGGTGATGTACTACTCGAATCTCACTCTGTTCAACGTGGCGGCGGCGGACTGGAGGGACACGCTGGTCTGCGAGATGGCTCCGAGCCCGCCGGAGCCTCAGGAATTGCCGGAATCGTGTAG GGACATTGTGATCAAATTCTCGGAACAAGTGCACAACTTGGGGATCACATTGCTGGAGCTGTTGTCGGAGGCGCTCGGTCTCAAGCCGAACCACCTGAAGGACATGCATTGCGGCGAGGGATTACTCCTCTTGTGCCAGTACTATCCGCCGTGTCCCGAGCCGGACCGAGCCATGGGGTGCAACACTCACAACGACGGTAACTTTCTGACCATACTCCTGCAGGATCAACTGGGCGGCCTTCAGTTCCTTCATGAGGATCAGTGGGTCAATGTCCTTCCTCAGAAAGGAGCTTTGCTGGTGAACATTGGAGACCTTATGCAG CTGATTTCGAATGACAAGTTCAAGAGCGCGAGCCACCGGGTGTTGGCCAAAGCCACGGGCCCTAGAGTCTCCATTGCGTGCTTCTTCAGGACGAGTTTTGGGATCGAGCAGGCCTCGAAGCTCTACGGACCAATTGAAGAGCTGGTGTCGGAAGAGAACCCGCCAGTGTACCGGGCAACCACGGCGCCGGGTTATCTGGCGTCCTACCATGCCAAGGTCTGCAAGGAAAACAGACTCGATGCTGTCTCTCCGCTATCGAGCTTCAGACTCTGA
- the LOC115750551 gene encoding 1-aminocyclopropane-1-carboxylate oxidase homolog 1-like isoform X4, translated as MQVVRQRTIRPLRHGPRRLARRSKSKARMSATSTATLRRDEELKLFDDTKLGVKGLYDSGVDLPIPTVDLGGGVIGGGGDLRRRVVEGVRSACEGWGLFQVVNHGIPEGVLEEMIGGVRRFHESDSRRDWYSRERGRKVMYYSNLTLFNVAAADWRDTLVCEMAPSPPEPQELPESCRDIVIKFSEQVHNLGITLLELLSEALGLKPNHLKDMHCGEGLLLLCQYYPPCPEPDRAMGCNTHNDGNFLTILLQDQLGGLQFLHEDQWVNVLPQKGALLVNIGDLMQLISNDKFKSASHRVLAKATGPRVSIACFFRTSFGIEQASKLYGPIEELVSEENPPVYRATTAPGYLASYHAKVCKENRLDAVSPLSSFRL; from the exons ATGCAGGTCGTACGGCAGCGCACTATCCGACCATTGCGCCACGGACCTCGCCGATTAGCTCGTCGGAGCAAAAGCAAAGCGAGGATGTCGGCGACGAGTACCGCCACCCTCCGGCGCGACGAAGAGCTGAAACTCTTCGACGACACGAAGCTCGGCGTCAAGGGCCTCTACGACTC CGGCGTCGACCTCCCGATCCCAACCGTCGACCTCGGAGGAGGCGTcatcggcggcggcggggaTCTCCGGCGGCGCGTGGTGGAAGGAGTCCGGAGCGCGTGCGAGGGCTGGGGCCTGTTCCAGGTTGTGAACCACGGGATCCCGGAGGGCGTGCTGGAGGAGATGATCGGAGGGGTCCGGAGGTTCCACGAGAGCGACAGCAGGAGGGATTGGTACTCCCGCGAAAGGGGGAGGAAGGTGATGTACTACTCGAATCTCACTCTGTTCAACGTGGCGGCGGCGGACTGGAGGGACACGCTGGTCTGCGAGATGGCTCCGAGCCCGCCGGAGCCTCAGGAATTGCCGGAATCGTGTAG GGACATTGTGATCAAATTCTCGGAACAAGTGCACAACTTGGGGATCACATTGCTGGAGCTGTTGTCGGAGGCGCTCGGTCTCAAGCCGAACCACCTGAAGGACATGCATTGCGGCGAGGGATTACTCCTCTTGTGCCAGTACTATCCGCCGTGTCCCGAGCCGGACCGAGCCATGGGGTGCAACACTCACAACGACGGTAACTTTCTGACCATACTCCTGCAGGATCAACTGGGCGGCCTTCAGTTCCTTCATGAGGATCAGTGGGTCAATGTCCTTCCTCAGAAAGGAGCTTTGCTGGTGAACATTGGAGACCTTATGCAG CTGATTTCGAATGACAAGTTCAAGAGCGCGAGCCACCGGGTGTTGGCCAAAGCCACGGGCCCTAGAGTCTCCATTGCGTGCTTCTTCAGGACGAGTTTTGGGATCGAGCAGGCCTCGAAGCTCTACGGACCAATTGAAGAGCTGGTGTCGGAAGAGAACCCGCCAGTGTACCGGGCAACCACGGCGCCGGGTTATCTGGCGTCCTACCATGCCAAGGTCTGCAAGGAAAACAGACTCGATGCTGTCTCTCCGCTATCGAGCTTCAGACTCTGA
- the LOC115750551 gene encoding 1-aminocyclopropane-1-carboxylate oxidase homolog 1-like isoform X6 — protein MQVVRQRTIRPLRHGPRRLARRSKSKARMSATSTATLRRDEELKLFDDTKLGVKGLYDSGVSKIPSFFVHTRKSTADGVDLPIPTVDLGGGVIGGGGDLRRRVVEGVRSACEGWGLFQVVNHGIPEGVLEEMIGGVRRFHESDSRRDWYSRERGRKVMYYSNLTLFNVAAADWRDTLVCEMAPSPPEPQELPESCRDIVIKFSEQVHNLGITLLELLSEALGLKPNHLKDMHCGEGLLLLCQYYPPCPEPDRAMGCNTHNDGNFLTILLQDQLGGLQFLHEDQWVNVLPQKGALLVNIGDLMQASKAKAISL, from the exons ATGCAGGTCGTACGGCAGCGCACTATCCGACCATTGCGCCACGGACCTCGCCGATTAGCTCGTCGGAGCAAAAGCAAAGCGAGGATGTCGGCGACGAGTACCGCCACCCTCCGGCGCGACGAAGAGCTGAAACTCTTCGACGACACGAAGCTCGGCGTCAAGGGCCTCTACGACTCCGGCGTCTCGAAGATCCCGTCCTTCTTCGTCCACACTCGGAAGTCAACGGCCGACGGCGTCGACCTCCCGATCCCAACCGTCGACCTCGGAGGAGGCGTcatcggcggcggcggggaTCTCCGGCGGCGCGTGGTGGAAGGAGTCCGGAGCGCGTGCGAGGGCTGGGGCCTGTTCCAGGTTGTGAACCACGGGATCCCGGAGGGCGTGCTGGAGGAGATGATCGGAGGGGTCCGGAGGTTCCACGAGAGCGACAGCAGGAGGGATTGGTACTCCCGCGAAAGGGGGAGGAAGGTGATGTACTACTCGAATCTCACTCTGTTCAACGTGGCGGCGGCGGACTGGAGGGACACGCTGGTCTGCGAGATGGCTCCGAGCCCGCCGGAGCCTCAGGAATTGCCGGAATCGTGTAG GGACATTGTGATCAAATTCTCGGAACAAGTGCACAACTTGGGGATCACATTGCTGGAGCTGTTGTCGGAGGCGCTCGGTCTCAAGCCGAACCACCTGAAGGACATGCATTGCGGCGAGGGATTACTCCTCTTGTGCCAGTACTATCCGCCGTGTCCCGAGCCGGACCGAGCCATGGGGTGCAACACTCACAACGACGGTAACTTTCTGACCATACTCCTGCAGGATCAACTGGGCGGCCTTCAGTTCCTTCATGAGGATCAGTGGGTCAATGTCCTTCCTCAGAAAGGAGCTTTGCTGGTGAACATTGGAGACCTTATGCAGGCAAGCAAAGCTAAAGCTATAAGCCTATAA
- the LOC115750554 gene encoding probable prolyl 4-hydroxylase 10 isoform X2 has translation MAEPRHPRFPQPKPPSSQLLRATLLIFRFVVLILLVVGACSFPSSSGGSSKANELSSILRMSVERSGLGREGDRGEQWVELISWEPIAFVYHNFLSEDECIYLIELAKPHMHKSTVVDSSTGEIKDNRFTYHLSSLFMKYLVDSVFLYNLIVCRVRTSSVMYLTRGRDKIIGDIEKRIADFTFIPAEHGEELQILHYEVGQKYEPHYDYFLDEYNTRNGGQRIATVVISDVEEGGETVFPAAKGNLSAAPRWNGLSDCRKKGLSIKPKMGDALLFWNTKPDGALDESSFHGGCPVIKGNKWSSTKWLRVHEYKI, from the exons ATGGCGGAACCGAGGCACCCGCGCTTCCCGCAGCCGAAGCCGCCGTCCTCGCAGCTGCTCCGCGCCACGCTCCTCATCTTCCGCTTCGTCGTGCTGATCCTCCTCGTGGTCGGCGCGTGCTCGTTCCCGAGCAGCTCCGGCGGCTCCTCTAAGGCGAACGAGCTGAGCTCGATTTTGAGGATGAGCGTGGAGAG GAGTGGACTTGGAAGGGAAGGAGACAGAGGCGAGCAGTGGGTTGAGCTCATCTCATGGGAACCTATAGCGTTTGTGTATCACAATTTTTTG TCTGAAGACGAGTGCATATACCTAATCGAACTTGCCAAGCCCCATATGCATAAGTCAACTGTTGTAGACAGTAGTACTGGAGAGATTAAAGATAACAGGTTCACTTACCATC TTTCATCCCTCTTCATGAAATATCTGGTCGATAGTGTATTCCTTTATAATCTCATTGTATGCAGGGTACGGACAAGCTCAGTGATGTACCTGACGAGAGGGCGTGATAAGATAATTGGGGATATCGAGAAAAGGATAGCAGATTTTACCTTCATACCCGCAG AGCATGGAGAGGAACTTCAAATCCTCCACTATGAAGTTGGGCAGAAGTATGAACCTCACTATGACTACTTCCTTGATGAATACAACACTAGGAATGGTGGTCAACGAATTGCAACTGTTGTCAT CTCTGATGTTGAGGAGGGAGGTGAGACAGTTTTCCCTGCAGCCAAGGGTAACTTGAGTGCAGCACCTCGGTGGAACGGGCTTTCTGATTGCCGTAAAAAAGGACTTTCTATTAAACCGAAAATGGGTGATGCACTTCTTTTTTGGAATACGAAACCTGATGGTGCTCTGGATGAATCCAGTTTCCATG GTGGTTGCCCTGTTATTAAGGGGAACAAATGGTCATCTACTAAGTGGCTGCGTGTGCATGAGTACAAAATTTGA
- the LOC115750554 gene encoding probable prolyl 4-hydroxylase 10 isoform X1: MAEPRHPRFPQPKPPSSQLLRATLLIFRFVVLILLVVGACSFPSSSGGSSKANELSSILRMSVERSGLGREGDRGEQWVELISWEPIAFVYHNFLSEDECIYLIELAKPHMHKSTVVDSSTGEIKDNRFTYHLSSLFMKYLVDSVFLYNLIVCRVRTSSVMYLTRGRDKIIGDIEKRIADFTFIPAEHGEELQILHYEVGQKYEPHYDYFLDEYNTRNGGQRIATVVMYLSDVEEGGETVFPAAKGNLSAAPRWNGLSDCRKKGLSIKPKMGDALLFWNTKPDGALDESSFHGGCPVIKGNKWSSTKWLRVHEYKI; the protein is encoded by the exons ATGGCGGAACCGAGGCACCCGCGCTTCCCGCAGCCGAAGCCGCCGTCCTCGCAGCTGCTCCGCGCCACGCTCCTCATCTTCCGCTTCGTCGTGCTGATCCTCCTCGTGGTCGGCGCGTGCTCGTTCCCGAGCAGCTCCGGCGGCTCCTCTAAGGCGAACGAGCTGAGCTCGATTTTGAGGATGAGCGTGGAGAG GAGTGGACTTGGAAGGGAAGGAGACAGAGGCGAGCAGTGGGTTGAGCTCATCTCATGGGAACCTATAGCGTTTGTGTATCACAATTTTTTG TCTGAAGACGAGTGCATATACCTAATCGAACTTGCCAAGCCCCATATGCATAAGTCAACTGTTGTAGACAGTAGTACTGGAGAGATTAAAGATAACAGGTTCACTTACCATC TTTCATCCCTCTTCATGAAATATCTGGTCGATAGTGTATTCCTTTATAATCTCATTGTATGCAGGGTACGGACAAGCTCAGTGATGTACCTGACGAGAGGGCGTGATAAGATAATTGGGGATATCGAGAAAAGGATAGCAGATTTTACCTTCATACCCGCAG AGCATGGAGAGGAACTTCAAATCCTCCACTATGAAGTTGGGCAGAAGTATGAACCTCACTATGACTACTTCCTTGATGAATACAACACTAGGAATGGTGGTCAACGAATTGCAACTGTTGTCATGTACCT CTCTGATGTTGAGGAGGGAGGTGAGACAGTTTTCCCTGCAGCCAAGGGTAACTTGAGTGCAGCACCTCGGTGGAACGGGCTTTCTGATTGCCGTAAAAAAGGACTTTCTATTAAACCGAAAATGGGTGATGCACTTCTTTTTTGGAATACGAAACCTGATGGTGCTCTGGATGAATCCAGTTTCCATG GTGGTTGCCCTGTTATTAAGGGGAACAAATGGTCATCTACTAAGTGGCTGCGTGTGCATGAGTACAAAATTTGA
- the LOC115750554 gene encoding probable prolyl 4-hydroxylase 10 isoform X3, translated as MAEPRHPRFPQPKPPSSQLLRATLLIFRFVVLILLVVGACSFPSSSGGSSKANELSSILRMSVERSGLGREGDRGEQWVELISWEPIAFVYHNFLVSRVRTSSVMYLTRGRDKIIGDIEKRIADFTFIPAEHGEELQILHYEVGQKYEPHYDYFLDEYNTRNGGQRIATVVMYLSDVEEGGETVFPAAKGNLSAAPRWNGLSDCRKKGLSIKPKMGDALLFWNTKPDGALDESSFHGGCPVIKGNKWSSTKWLRVHEYKI; from the exons ATGGCGGAACCGAGGCACCCGCGCTTCCCGCAGCCGAAGCCGCCGTCCTCGCAGCTGCTCCGCGCCACGCTCCTCATCTTCCGCTTCGTCGTGCTGATCCTCCTCGTGGTCGGCGCGTGCTCGTTCCCGAGCAGCTCCGGCGGCTCCTCTAAGGCGAACGAGCTGAGCTCGATTTTGAGGATGAGCGTGGAGAG GAGTGGACTTGGAAGGGAAGGAGACAGAGGCGAGCAGTGGGTTGAGCTCATCTCATGGGAACCTATAGCGTTTGTGTATCACAATTTTTTGGTAAGCAG GGTACGGACAAGCTCAGTGATGTACCTGACGAGAGGGCGTGATAAGATAATTGGGGATATCGAGAAAAGGATAGCAGATTTTACCTTCATACCCGCAG AGCATGGAGAGGAACTTCAAATCCTCCACTATGAAGTTGGGCAGAAGTATGAACCTCACTATGACTACTTCCTTGATGAATACAACACTAGGAATGGTGGTCAACGAATTGCAACTGTTGTCATGTACCT CTCTGATGTTGAGGAGGGAGGTGAGACAGTTTTCCCTGCAGCCAAGGGTAACTTGAGTGCAGCACCTCGGTGGAACGGGCTTTCTGATTGCCGTAAAAAAGGACTTTCTATTAAACCGAAAATGGGTGATGCACTTCTTTTTTGGAATACGAAACCTGATGGTGCTCTGGATGAATCCAGTTTCCATG GTGGTTGCCCTGTTATTAAGGGGAACAAATGGTCATCTACTAAGTGGCTGCGTGTGCATGAGTACAAAATTTGA